aaacacaggaccgagaattctaatctcttcgactaggtgaactaggaggtgtgtcattatattgaagaaggatggcgggaacaacaactcaaagctgaccagacattggaccacatcaatctgtaaccctgatagactttctcgatcgattaccttctgagaaattgcattgaggaatgcacataccttcacaattgccaggcgaacattttccggtagaattcccctcaatgcaaccggaagcaattgcgtcataagcacgtggcagtcatgagactttaggttttggaattttttgtctttcatatttacgattccctttatattcgacgagaagccagttgggaccttgatactgaaaaggacttcaaagaagatttccttctcttccttagtaagagcgtagctggcacgcccttgaaactgccctggatgcatgccatctcttcctttatgacgttcctggtcctcccgtgcttccggtgtatcttttgacttcccatacaagcccaggaagcctagaatattcatgcagagattcttcgtcaggtgcatcacgtcgattgccgagcggaccttatggacttcccagtagggtagctcccaaaatatagattttttcttccacatgggtacgcgcttatcagggccgttaggaacaggttggctgccaggaccctttccaaagattacttttaaatctttgaccatatcaaatactacagcaccagtacggatgacaggcttcccccggggttctgccttgccattgaaatgcttgccttttttctttaagggatgcttgggcggaagaaaacgacgattgtacggatacacattcttcctacagttgtcgagatatatactttatGTCTGATCCAaagagtgtgtgcatgcattgtatcccttgtttgactgtcttgaaatgttactaagagcaggccaatcattgatggttacgaaaagcaacgctcgaaggtcaaattcctcttgtttgtgctcgtcccacacacgtacacctggttcggcccacagctgtaaaagttcatcaactaatggccttaggtacacatcaatatcgttgccgggttgctttggaccttgtataagcactggcatcataatgaactaatggccttagagtaacgggccaggtgttgtgactgcaactctgctccccaaaaggattcatgccatctgtactcagacctaaccataagttccttgcgtcagctgcaaatctcgggaactctctctcgatttttctccactgccgaccatcagcggtgtgcctcaacttatcgtctttcatacgatcttccatgtgccatcgcaacaacttcgcatgatctttatttctgaacaaacgtttcaaccgtggtattataggagcataccacatcaccttggcaggaaccctcttcctgggtggctcgccctcaatatcaccagggtcatcttttctgatcttataccgcaatgcagtgcataccgggcatttatccatattctcgtacttctcaccgcggtagaggatgcagtcattagggcatgcatgtatcttctgcacgtctaatcctagagggcagacaagcttctttgcttcctacgtgttggcgggcaattcgttctttcttggaagcatcttcttcatcagtaccagcaacttttcgaatgacgagtcagtcacaccggtctctgccttccacttcagcaattccagtgtgctacccagcttcttctggccatcttcacaagttgggtacaacaatttgttgtggtcctgtaacatctgctagaactgcaacctctccttttctgtgtcgcaacctcgccgtgcatcagaaatgacccggccaagatcatcagcgggctcatatggttcccgttcttcatcctgatcttcttcttcattgtcttccattgcggtatcagcatactcagtgaacatagatcggtagttgtcatcatcgttctcttcttcttcatcgtcgtcttccatcataacccctctttctccgtgcttggtccaaacattatagcccgacataaaaccagaccgaagcaggtggctctgaatgactcttgaggaagtgtaatccttctcattccgacattcaacacatggacaaaacatatagccaccaccatgcttgttcgcatcggctgcatctcgaaaagaatgcacgccttctctgtaagcggctgtgcgtcgatcaccgtacatccatggatgactcatctgtgttatacgacagtatatcaaatacaatcacgatcctaaaaattagtaccgcacggtctaaacgaggaaatatagttgctaaccttttagaataagtagaaataaagaggaagaggtttaagcgtggctcaggcatctcatatcgtagttgtgttcggtgaactgaaacggcatcgctctaacacacatttcaacaaacacctctagtgcatccaagaaaaatggagagctagcacacacccacactcttccatccaagaaaaatgcaaggaagaggggagaggggggttgtggccaatatatataggcagaggactttagtcccggtttgagacacaaaccaggactaaaggcggCGCCGcgtagcctttagtcccggtttgggacacgaaccgggactaaaggctccttacggaccgggactaaagcctcgaaggaggcattgagaattggggcgacgtggccggggctttagtcccggctcagAGGCATCGACGATGCACCCCTGTCTATGTCTGTCATCACCCGTAGTAGTAGGTGAGTTTGTGCGCCGCGACTACTGCTAGAAAAGACTACTACTCCGTAGGTGCGAAAGGGTAGGAGGATGCATGGATAGGCGGCATCGATGGGCCGAGACTCGATGACGATAGATGGCGAGGCGTAGAAAGCAGTGATTAGGTAGCCATCGACGACGTCTTTAACTACGTAGTCTTTAttccttattattattactactcTACTAGCAGCCTGGCTAGCGTTGCAACAAAGATGAAGCGTACGTGTTGTCATGCACGCACACGAGACACGACGGTCATGCATGCATCTGCATGCATGCAAGCTCTAGATAGCGTGGACGGACGTTTGCTCCATGCATGGTCACTTGATCGCACTGCCATATAACTCCTCCTAGTAGTACGTACGTGTATTGTTGAGAAAGACAAGCCTGTTGGAGAAATTGCTCGGCACACGGTGATACTACTAGAAGAGAAGAAACACTCCTCCGTGTCGCCGAGCTGAAAGAACACCGCTGTGCATGGCAAGAACATTCTCCGCGCTCGTCTTTTGAAAGAATGCAGCGGGATGAATAGAAATGATTGGATGGAAAAGAGGGCAATAAAAAGGAGCGCGTGTCATGTGGGtggccatccatccatccatcggtTGCCTCGCCAACgggaaaagaaaagatggagcACAGGCCACAGGGTCGGTCGACCGATCCCGCTGCCGTAACACGAACTCGAAACTTACAACCGACCCCCTCAAACGTTTACGAACACGTCCGGTTAGTGATCGGATGTGTCCATTTTGAATCCTTACTTTTTCATCTACTTAgtcatattttttatattttttttcatatGTCCGATTATTTACATGTGACTGACGGAAAAAAAGTGAAAAAGATGAATAAAAAATAATCCAGGATGGGGTCACGTCCTATGTGACGGACCGACGGatgtttgagatggatatgacgGGTCTGACTGAATTGGTTTTTTTATTAATTAGTGACCGGACGGACTGATAGGGCATTTGAGGCGGATTTAAAGAGTctagctgtagatgctcttacggCTGCTAGAACAGTAACTTTGATGTGCACATTACTCCGTGCCACCGCTGCTAAAAACACGTTGCAGGGGTGGTTCCAAGTGTGCATGAATCCCGGGGCGTTCCACACTTGCATCCGCATGCACCAAGTTGCTGCTTGTACGGTACGGCATGGAGCGGCAGAAAGAAACGGAAGCATGGACGTCGCTCTAAAATCCTTGGGAGCCGCCCGTGGATGCTCCTGGATCACTGGATGGATGGTCGTTCGCTCGTACTACCACTGGCCGGATGGATCTGAGCATTAATACCACTGGATTGGTAGTGGTACTGTTGATGAGTCTATGACGGTCAAGCAAAGGGACCATCGGCAAAGCTCATCATCCCCTTTCCCcccttcttttttcctttctttgttTGCCAGCCCGGGACCACGATGCATGCTCTCGATTACTACTTTGATGATCTGGGGTATGCGGCGGGCGTGCATAAATTGAATGTTTTGATCTTTTATCGAAAGTTAAGCCGGATCTGACCTTGGttgtgaattttttttctttGGATTTGATCCTTTTGTTATCATTAGAGCTATTGACGGTAGGGTATAACAACCTACCGCTGAGGCCCGTGGCCGTAGAAAAATGGCTTACCGTAGGAGGAGTAACTGGCGGTAATCTGCAGCGTTTGCTTGGGGGTTTCGACGGGGACGTGATTCCTCATCCAGCCTGCCTGGCAGTGCCACCCTCAAAGCGTCTGGGTTCCCGATGGCACGCACTGCATCTGCATGGACGGAGGGCGAGCGAGGACTCTGCCCAAGGGATAGGGAGGTGGCGTGGCACGCAAACCTCACCTGGGTCCATGGACGCAACGCGCCCAGAGGCCGGGGCTTGTCGACTCGACTGCGTCAGTCAGGTGGTGAAGAGCTGCTGCGTCCAAGCAACCACTACTGTGCTGCAACTTACTGCTGCTGGCGTTGGCCGCGTCTCGTCGCATCGGATCCCTCGGGCTCGGCTGCTTTTGCTTTCCTTGCTTTCCTCGCAATCGCAGCGGCGAATAACGATGCCCCTCGGATCTGCCTGCGCGCGCATACTGGGCTGCTCCtttctccatctccatctccatctccatctccatctccaccTCCATCTTGGAAACAAAGAAAGATGGCATCCATCCATCTGGGTTTGGTGAAAACCAAGGCAAACTGCATGATGCGCAATCATAGTCCATCACTGCTACGTCCAACTTGTCACCAACCAACATGCAAAACCCCACAGCAAGCTGCGAATTTTGGATGCTGGTAAATTCTCAAACAAAACTAGTAGTACCATGCATCTGGAATTTTAACCTCAAAAGCGCCAAGGGCAAACATGCAAATTAAGCAATACCACCTGTCCTTGGATTTTTAATACACTCCTTGGAGGAGAATGAGTGAATGTATACTCTAAAATAGCCTATTTACATCTCAGTATGTAGTTCATATTGAGAAGAAAAGAGGTAATATTTGACAAGTACTAGCTCCATCAGGAATCATCCTTCTTTTCATGTTATGTTAATCTGATGCCAAATCCTAAATGAATGGTGATCTTGTAAGATATGCTATCAACAAACAACTGGTTACTACGCTTAACCCAAATTACCACAGGATAGATACATGGCAACCTCCAGTTTTGTATTGATTAACATCATCGTCATCTGTACAACAGTGAGTCGTGATATATACTGTGTCATAATAAGGCCTATGTACACCAAGGGGCCTCTGCTTGCCATCGTGGGACGGCGACAGCTTACCCCTCCCTAACCGAGCCGGAGAAGCTATTTCCACACCTTGACTGCACCGTCTCTGCTGGCCGATATCAACCGCTGGCTCGACAAGTTGACGGACGCTAGGGCGAGGATCGCGTCCCGGTGGCAGCCGGCGGAATCGGCAGCGGCCATGGCGAGCTGCGTCTTGTGCGTCAACCTGGACGCTGGTGTGGGCGGTTTGCACGATTCCTGCGCACAAAGTTATACTCTGTTAGCGTCCGTCAAGAGAGATTCACAGAGACAGCCACGCTGCTTCAAGCATCACCACAAAACTGACGCGATAAATTAATCATGCAGGAATGCACCAGCATCAGGTTGAAGGCTAAAGTGATGGACCAGTAAATTCATAAGGTTCTTGAGtgcaacaggttgaaggttaaagtGATGGACCAGTAAATTCACAAGGTTCTTGAGTTGATACACTACAGTGTAACTTCAGATaagaaacagaaacaaaacagtgaTACTGTTTTGGCGGACATACCTGCACAACCTGTACTCCGTAGCTCGACCGTATATCATAACACTCGTCGTTTCCAATACCTTTCGCTGAAGGACCAGCAATACAAAAGCTTTGCTCAGGCCTTCAAAATCATCAAACAAAATAATACATTTTAGATTACAAGCGGTGAAGGAGAAAAAAATGCAGAAGCAAGAGCCTATAGTAGTAATATTCAACCTGGCCTGGTCCCAGTAGCGTATCTTCAAATCTGTCCCTCCAGTCAGCAGATCTCCCCCTGGCAAAGGAAGCAAGCACCGGATGCCTGGGAGGCGTGGAGGCGGATCGGCCAGTTCCTCAATTCTGTACTTGTAGTTCCCTGCTCGCCTCACATCTTTGACCGTTGTCTTGCTAAGAGGTTTTGATGGTGTTTTTGGCGTGACAGCCTCATTTTCTGTGCCTGCTGTCCTAAACATCTGTATAGTGTGTTCAGTTTTTTTAGATACCGACCATAGTAAAAGGTGTTGCTACTTGTACAAAATCATAGCACAGAAAATGCTATGCTATCACCAGAATACGAGAATATAAAACTATTCAATTACCTGGTGGCAGCTACCATTCTCTGCGTTCCACAAGGAAACTTCATTGCAGCCCGCGGCCACAAAAACGAGTGGTCTTCCACTAGAAGAGATTGAGTTGTGCGGTGGTATAAGCAAGCACAGTTTCTCTATAGGGCTTACTGTGGAATAGTTCCATGAGTTGACAGGCAGCATAAACCTATGATCCCACAATGTAAGAACACCTCTTGAAGACCCTGAGATGAACCAATTCCCACACTGGCCCATCACAAGTGCCGAGATATAGCCCTCCTCTGGTGACGATTTAAATGACCAAGATTCTGAGTTGGACCTTGTATCCCATTTATGGATGCCACAATGTTCAGTGCTGAAAAGGATGGTTGAGCTAAAGCTATCTGATGAACAGTTTACAACACTGAGAATTGCACCTTCTTTCAGATCTTTCCTTTTTACATTAACGATGCCAGAATACCTCTCTGTAGAACTCCCAGCTCCACGTGCACAGTCAACAGAGAACAAGTGCAATGTGCCATCGCTAGCACCAGCAACGACCTGAGAACTGCCGCAAAGCATTGTAGTACATAGAGCTCGGCTACTACCCAAGCTATAGGTCAACCTAGATCTGAAGGCGATGTCCTTTTCCAACTTTCTTGTATCCCATATCTTAATACTCGAGTCATCCGAAGCTGTCACAAAAAAGGAATTGTCGTCTGACACGGCAATATCATTGACAGACAAGCGATGTTCCTGGAGATGTGCCACTAGAACTCCACGAGGCTTCCAACCTGTCTCCAGAGCCACCGATGATCTGGTGAAGGAGGGCGATACCGCTGTCTCAGAGTTGGAACCGCCATCACCTGGCACAGGGGAGGTGCTCTTCCTTGGGTCACTGATGCTTAAATCACCATGCTTGCTACTGAAATAATTCTCTCTAGTCTGGAAGCCTTGAACTGAACTTGATAAACCTGGATGCCGGTTGGATTCCCAGGGCATATATATTTCTCCTAAACCACGCttatcagtattaacagaatatgATGGTATTCCTTTAGACAATCCATCATAAAATGAAATACTCCCAGCAGATGTATGTGGCGCATAGCCATAATATAACGATTTATCCGAAGAAATTGAATCTTTGATGTCCAAAGTAGATGTTCTCAACCTTACAGCATCTTCCAGAGCCGCAGACGACATACTTTGTGTTGTAGCAGGATATCTTCCACCACGTACCATCTGTTCCTTTTTAACATCACCCTTGAGTAAAACCTCTCCTGTGTCCTTGGCAACCTCTAAAGCTTGATATAGGACTGATTTCGAGACTGGAGGCTTAAGACATGCAAGAAGAGCAGTTTCAGACAATGAAGGTGGCTCCCTGTGTAGAAATTGCCTTAAATGTGGAGAAAGGTACACATAAGTATCAACAGGACCTAAGCTCTCACTACAGGCAGCAATAAGCCTTACAGCAGACCGTTTAACCCATTGAATTGGATGACATAGTAAGGGAAGGGTCTTCCCAAATAAGCCAACGATTACCCTTTTCCTCAGATAACTGCTTTCGCACATCATGGTTAAGCAATCAAGTACGTTTACAACCACAGCCTCCATATCATCACTTAGTGCCTGTTCAAGATAGGGCAAGAGATATTCCTCAACACTTCTTGAACCAATGAAGTAGCAAACAACGACAATTTGACCAAAGTAAACTGTACGGAGTTGCTCATCATGGTCATTTAGAAATGCTGGGAGTATAGGAAGAAGAAAATCATTACTTTGTCTGTGCCCAAAAAAGTAACATAGATAACCTATATCTTGCAGGAGAGCTCTGCGGACATTAGGTGTCTGCTTTGGTCCCATTACCAACTCTTGCACTATGTCATAAATACTTCTCCTCAGGCGTGCAAGTTGGCGATCAATTTTATCATGCTTCTTCTTTACTGGTGCATCTGCAGACTGTGATGCAGCAGCCGCCACTGATTTGTCTAGAGGCCCAGTATCAGCTATGCTCCGAGAACGAAGCAGGAACCTATAAGCTGTTAAAGCCAGCTTATAAATGTTACTAGCATAGCAAACTCTAACACTCTCCTCTGCATCATCTGGGAGCAAAGAAAGCATCGGGAGGATATACTCAGGGAATATCATTGCATCACTGATAGGGAAGTCTTGAACAAGACATAGAACATCAGACAAGGTTTCCAGAGCAGCACAGCGAACAATGGCAGCTGGATCTGAGAGCATTGCAATAACATAGGGAACAACCAGCTGTAAGCGACTATCATCATCTATGTATGTGGAGGAGATCTTCAGAAGAATGAGACTGGCCCTTCTCAGTTCTGGTTTTTTTACACTTCGTATGGATGAGCATATTAATGAGGCAAGCAAGACCATGCCTTCACAGCTCACCTTGGAGTGTGTCTGTTGGAAAATGTCAAAACTATAGGTATCCGATTGGGCATCATAACCAGACACTAAAGCAAGTAAGTTGCTCTTGGAGATCTTGTGCACATGTGATACGTCGTCGTTTTGGGCTGCCAAGACACTTGTAGTTTGACTTTGCGTTACATTAGGCTGCTGCAAGGGCCCAATACCATTTGCACCTGAGACCATTGTGCCTCCATGGTTGTTCCTTTGCTCAACTTCCTTGAGAAGGAGATTGAGGTCTCCAACAATCTGCCGATGGTCTCCAGGAATGTTTATCTTAACCAAAGATGCGCTTTGGGCAGATTCTCTCGGTGAATTTGCAGCTTGACCTCTAATGTTTTTCTCCCCAGATACTTGAATTTGTTCACATGCTAAGCCACTTATCATCATGTCATGTATCCTTTCAAAATTTTCCTGTGTCTTCTCAACCTGTGTAGAAGTAAAGTATGTTAGGATGCTCATGATGAAGAGTAGTGGATGGATCAGAAAATTAACACAAACTTCAACAATCCTTACCCTAGCATCTGAGCCAAGTGGAACAATATCCGAGAAAAACTTGTGCAGAAATCTTGAAAAATAGGTTGGAAAAACAACAGTTGCATATTTTTGCAGATAGCTTTTACATGATAGCCTTTCTTTGGGGTCCAACTGAATCATGTGAAGTACCATATCTTGGATACCAGCATCTTGTATCTGAAAGCACAAATTAACAGTGAGCACCTTGTCTTGTGATAGATGGTACAATGGGCATAATGAATGGGTGGTATATCTCAGAAGGAATATTGCAACCCTGTTAGATAACATCAGCAAACACCAGCAGAATCAGTAGGAGATTGCGCGCAAATGGAAGCATGTTCATACTTACTCCCTACACCATGCATTTTTAGTACATATGCTTCACAAACGAATTGCAAATAAGAAGGAATGTATACCTGCGGACTGGTCAAATTCATATTAATTGATTTAGATTCACACAGAAAATATCTTTTTGCACGAAAGACCATTAACCCTTACCCCATTGCTAACTCAGTCAATGAAGATTCAGATATGGAAATTTTATCACCGGTTAAAGTTCTACAATTGCACTAAATTCAGCAATGGATCATCCACTTAAAATTGTCCATATGTATCCTCTTAGGGCCTGGGAAAAACAAATCATCCTCTGATAGGCGGTGGGTACTACTCTAAGGCATAGTCCAAAAGAGGTATGAAAAGTTCAGTTTAGGACAAATATTTGGGCACATACCCAAACTTATGAACTATGAAGGTGCAACCACCAAGTTTAGAACAGAATACCCAAGTAAAATCAATTTTGTATGTGTTGGTCATAAGAATTCCAACATCAAACAAGATCACAGTACGAATAAAGAACATGGCTGAATGAATTGTTGGTCCTACTTCCCAAGGAACAAGTATTACTGGCCCCATAGCAAGAAGTAATTCTGCAGGCACCCATGGAGTGACCAGGATGTTACAGTTGCACAGAATGAATAACAGACATGCCAACCTCAAGTTCTATGTTAGAGAAACAACAACGAAATAACTGAGAACAAATACGGAAACTATTCTGATGTTAAAAAAGAAGCTATTTCAAAGAGCAAGAAAAGAACAGAAAAACCTTTTCTAGGGTATGTGTTGGGTCATACTGGCCACGGCGATAAGCAAGCAGTTGTGAAAGCTCAAAGAGCGGCTGACCCTCCAGGAAAAGTTCAGCAAGAACGCACCTGGAAAGAAGGCAAATAGTTTGCCAATAGGTAACAAGGAAATAAAAATCCATCAGCTCAGTTTATAATGTTAGCACAGTAGAGTACTGAAGAAAATATAAGTAGTTAGTGAAGAAATACAGgaaaatcaacatcttcatttaAGTAACAACTCTTCTTATTTCTAACTGcacagcactcctcaatctcgagAAAGAAAAATGTGATGCGATATTTGTGAAAAATGCATGCAGCCTCAAATGAATCCAAAATAGCTCCAAATTCTTCCCCAGTATATAGTAAAACTCAGTACTTCACTGGTGGGTACAATGTCTCAAGGTGAAGCTACAATGCATTGCAGCAACCATCTTGTATGGCTGACACAACATGTCGATTGTAATCTTCCAATAACCATCAGATTTCGTCTGATTAGAAAATTCCCCTTTTGTCACATAAAGAGGTCAAATGACAATACATCACATATGATCAAATTAACATGTTCAAGCAAATAAGAAGATTGATCAGTAATCTATTATTAACATGCAAATGGAAAGCGCACATATCACAATGGAAGAACACAACTCCAGACCAAATTAACAAAGATCTTCAACGAGACAACACTGCATACCCGAGAGAGAATATGTCCATAGATGGTTTCAGAGGTGCATCTGATGAAACTTGGGACTCAGCACCATGTTCGTGGAATCTCTGGAGAAAAAATGAAGTTTAGTTTATTTCACAATACAAATAAAAATGTATCATCAAATAGAAGTTATAAGCTAACAAAGATATAGCATAAAAGTACATCACATTACAGCTGGATACCATTGTGAATGGATGCTGTGGTATGCTTCTTTCTTATTCTTGGTGTTCAGCAGAAGTTGTAAGTTTATGTCTGCTGCTGCTAttttgtactcccttcgttcctaaatataagtgtttTTAGAGGCTTCACTGTGgagtacatacagatgtatatagacatactttagagtgtagattcactcattttgctccgtatgtagcctctagtagaatctctaaaaagacttatatttaggaacagagggagtatgcaCTATAGATTTGCTAAACTATCTGAATTGGCCCGGTATAAATGTTTTTGGATCATCTAGTTTATCAATCA
This genomic stretch from Hordeum vulgare subsp. vulgare chromosome 6H, MorexV3_pseudomolecules_assembly, whole genome shotgun sequence harbors:
- the LOC123405962 gene encoding serine/threonine-protein kinase VPS15, with the protein product MGNKIARTTQASATEYYLHDLPSTYNLVLLDLVGRGRFLKSVLCKHDEGLLLVKVYFKRAGEPLDLKDHERRLERIRRAFQGLEGSHVWPFQVWFQTDKAAYLLRQYSYSNLHDRLSTRPFLSQIEKKWLAFQLIHAVEQSHSKGVCHGDIKCENVLVTSWNWLYLTDFASFKPTYIPDDDPSDFSFFFDTGGRRRCYLAPERFHEHGAESQVSSDAPLKPSMDIFSLGCVLAELFLEGQPLFELSQLLAYRRGQYDPTHTLEKIQDAGIQDMVLHMIQLDPKERLSCKSYLQKYATVVFPTYFSRFLHKFFSDIVPLGSDARVEKTQENFERIHDMMISGLACEQIQVSGEKNIRGQAANSPRESAQSASLVKINIPGDHRQIVGDLNLLLKEVEQRNNHGGTMVSGANGIGPLQQPNVTQSQTTSVLAAQNDDVSHVHKISKSNLLALVSGYDAQSDTYSFDIFQQTHSKVSCEGMVLLASLICSSIRSVKKPELRRASLILLKISSTYIDDDSRLQLVVPYVIAMLSDPAAIVRCAALETLSDVLCLVQDFPISDAMIFPEYILPMLSLLPDDAEESVRVCYASNIYKLALTAYRFLLRSRSIADTGPLDKSVAAAASQSADAPVKKKHDKIDRQLARLRRSIYDIVQELVMGPKQTPNVRRALLQDIGYLCYFFGHRQSNDFLLPILPAFLNDHDEQLRTVYFGQIVVVCYFIGSRSVEEYLLPYLEQALSDDMEAVVVNVLDCLTMMCESSYLRKRVIVGLFGKTLPLLCHPIQWVKRSAVRLIAACSESLGPVDTYVYLSPHLRQFLHREPPSLSETALLACLKPPVSKSVLYQALEVAKDTGEVLLKGDVKKEQMVRGGRYPATTQSMSSAALEDAVRLRTSTLDIKDSISSDKSLYYGYAPHTSAGSISFYDGLSKGIPSYSVNTDKRGLGEIYMPWESNRHPGLSSSVQGFQTRENYFSSKHGDLSISDPRKSTSPVPGDGGSNSETAVSPSFTRSSVALETGWKPRGVLVAHLQEHRLSVNDIAVSDDNSFFVTASDDSSIKIWDTRKLEKDIAFRSRLTYSLGSSRALCTTMLCGSSQVVAGASDGTLHLFSVDCARGAGSSTERYSGIVNVKRKDLKEGAILSVVNCSSDSFSSTILFSTEHCGIHKWDTRSNSESWSFKSSPEEGYISALVMGQCGNWFISGSSRGVLTLWDHRFMLPVNSWNYSTVSPIEKLCLLIPPHNSISSSGRPLVFVAAGCNEVSLWNAENGSCHQMFRTAGTENEAVTPKTPSKPLSKTTVKDVRRAGNYKYRIEELADPPPRLPGIRCLLPLPGGDLLTGGTDLKIRYWDQARPEQSFCIAGPSAKGIGNDECYDIRSSYGVQVVQESCKPPTPASRLTHKTQLAMAAADSAGCHRDAILALASVNLSSQRLISASRDGAVKVWK